A single window of Syntrophus aciditrophicus SB DNA harbors:
- a CDS encoding 3-deoxy-7-phosphoheptulonate synthase, whose product MIKTNNLKIKRITPVIAPKDLRQVFPVSDAAGKFVTLSRMHITNILRGLDSRLMVVVGPCSIHDPKAALEYAERLSHLSRQLSDRLFIIMRVYFEKPRTTIGWKGLINDPDMDGTHQISKGLGIARSLLCAITEKKLPIATEMLDPITPEYLADLLSWGAIGARTTESQPHREMASGLSFPIGFKNGTDGNLQIAIDAIRSALVSHSFLGIDKDGKTAILQTTGNPDLHIVLRGSAKKPNYMPEDISRTVELMKQAQLPPSIMVDCSHGNSGKDYKKQPSVMDQIFKQIESGQGSICGIMIESNLEEGNQPIPKNLSLMKYGVSITDPCLDWRTTEEMLRSAHDRLSACGGRPI is encoded by the coding sequence ATGATCAAGACCAACAACCTGAAAATAAAACGAATTACACCTGTCATTGCCCCGAAGGACTTGAGACAGGTTTTCCCGGTTTCCGATGCGGCGGGGAAGTTTGTTACCCTGAGTCGAATGCATATCACCAATATTCTAAGGGGGCTTGATTCGCGCCTCATGGTGGTCGTGGGTCCCTGCTCCATTCACGATCCGAAGGCCGCACTGGAATATGCCGAAAGACTTTCCCATCTTTCCAGACAACTCTCCGACCGGCTTTTCATCATCATGCGAGTTTATTTTGAAAAACCCCGTACCACCATCGGATGGAAAGGATTGATCAACGATCCGGACATGGACGGCACTCATCAGATATCAAAAGGCCTTGGCATTGCGAGGAGCCTGCTTTGCGCCATTACGGAAAAAAAACTGCCCATCGCCACGGAGATGCTCGACCCCATCACCCCCGAATATCTGGCCGACCTGTTGAGCTGGGGAGCAATCGGAGCGCGCACAACGGAGTCTCAGCCTCACAGGGAAATGGCCAGCGGGCTTTCCTTCCCCATCGGTTTCAAAAACGGGACAGACGGCAACCTGCAGATCGCCATTGATGCGATCAGATCGGCTCTCGTTTCCCACAGTTTTCTCGGCATCGACAAAGATGGAAAAACCGCCATTCTCCAGACAACGGGCAACCCCGATCTCCACATCGTTCTCCGGGGCAGCGCGAAAAAACCGAATTACATGCCTGAGGATATTTCCAGAACGGTGGAATTGATGAAGCAGGCACAGCTCCCCCCCAGCATCATGGTGGACTGCAGTCATGGCAATTCAGGAAAGGATTACAAAAAACAGCCTTCTGTGATGGATCAGATTTTTAAGCAGATCGAGTCGGGTCAGGGAAGCATCTGCGGGATAATGATTGAAAGCAATCTGGAGGAGGGGAATCAACCGATTCCCAAGAACCTCTCTCTGATGAAATACGGGGTGTCGATAACCGATCCCTGCCTTGACTGGCGAACGACGGAGGAAATGCTCCGGTCCGCCCACGATCGATTAAGCGCCTGCGGCGGCAGACCAATATGA
- the cas6 gene encoding CRISPR system precrRNA processing endoribonuclease RAMP protein Cas6 has translation MLYGRYSFFNNFLDDAVLPCYKGSTFRGVFGHALKKVTCALKRQECTGCLLQEKCVYAFIFEIQPDADTVKRRRIAAPPHPYVIEPPIETRNRYLQGKSFNFDLILFGPANDYLPYFVYAIEQMGQLGIGQRMGGQRARFLLQSVRVANSTVYDSHNGKLNSGCFTEDLALFDVLISDNPDHCTELELTLLTPLRLKYENKFEATLPFHVLIRAALRRTSSLCHYYGAGEPSLNYRGLVRRAQTITVKESNLHWFDWKRYSNRQDQAMLMGGLTGSIRYAGSLSEFLPLLRFCEKTHLGKQTSFGLGKIDIKEVAP, from the coding sequence ATGTTGTACGGCAGATATTCATTTTTTAATAATTTTCTGGATGATGCGGTCCTTCCTTGTTATAAGGGATCAACCTTCCGTGGAGTTTTCGGTCATGCCCTTAAGAAGGTAACTTGCGCACTGAAGCGACAGGAATGTACAGGCTGCCTTCTGCAGGAAAAGTGTGTTTATGCCTTCATTTTCGAGATTCAGCCTGACGCAGATACCGTAAAACGCCGCCGCATCGCTGCCCCACCTCATCCTTATGTCATTGAACCACCCATTGAAACCCGCAACCGATACTTACAAGGAAAATCTTTCAATTTTGACTTAATTCTCTTCGGCCCCGCAAATGATTACCTGCCTTATTTTGTTTATGCCATTGAACAGATGGGGCAGTTAGGGATCGGTCAGAGAATGGGGGGGCAACGCGCCCGTTTTCTTCTTCAATCTGTTCGTGTTGCAAACTCCACCGTATATGACAGTCATAATGGCAAACTTAACAGCGGCTGTTTTACGGAAGATCTCGCACTTTTCGATGTTTTAATCTCCGATAACCCTGATCACTGCACAGAGCTTGAACTGACCCTGTTGACTCCCCTCCGTCTCAAATATGAAAATAAGTTTGAAGCCACGCTCCCTTTTCATGTCCTCATCCGCGCAGCTCTCCGTCGAACTTCATCTCTTTGCCATTACTATGGGGCAGGCGAACCATCGCTGAATTACCGAGGACTTGTACGGCGAGCCCAAACAATTACTGTCAAAGAATCTAACCTCCACTGGTTTGATTGGAAACGATACTCAAACCGGCAGGATCAGGCCATGCTCATGGGAGGATTGACCGGAAGCATCCGCTACGCAGGTTCCCTCTCCGAATTTCTCCCCCTTCTCCGTTTCTGCGAAAAGACGCATCTGGGCAAGCAGACATCCTTCGGACTGGGTAAAATCGACATTAAAGAGGTTGCACCTTGA
- the csm6 gene encoding CRISPR-associated ring nuclease Csm6, translated as MKNILLAVTGLSPQVLTETLYALHQQGQIVQSIQVITTRQGKEKINAYLLSPTDGQYYSYLKDYGINPSSISFCAENIHVIKDRNGIEIDDIAGEDDNERLLELCLSLTFQFTSDSQNTVFFSIAGGRKTMSACLMTAAHLYGRPHDRVYHVLVSPEFESNRDFFYPPRESVSIELMDRNGEQYVKETRFARITLTSVPFISVRNRIEDDLLKEPQDPPTLMLSLIREEPPSLTIDLITCKLIFKGRELDMPPTRLALYAFFASIKKDCLRTDTNCRHCADCYLNSIAIEQRNNEIAELYKRIAFSRDFHAMREASDGGILNLDEANFKSYRSRIRRDLERGFGLSASRMLEIASTGKRPDTRYGIPFERERIRMIF; from the coding sequence TTGAAAAATATCCTCCTTGCCGTTACAGGTCTCTCCCCTCAGGTCCTCACAGAAACACTTTACGCGCTGCACCAACAAGGACAGATTGTTCAGTCCATTCAAGTCATCACTACGCGGCAAGGAAAGGAGAAGATCAACGCCTACTTGTTGTCACCTACTGATGGCCAGTATTACAGTTATTTGAAGGATTATGGCATCAACCCGTCATCGATTTCCTTCTGTGCAGAAAACATTCATGTCATTAAAGACAGAAACGGAATCGAAATCGATGATATCGCGGGTGAGGATGACAATGAACGCCTCTTGGAGCTTTGTCTATCCCTGACTTTCCAATTCACAAGCGATTCACAAAATACGGTTTTCTTTTCCATTGCAGGTGGACGCAAAACCATGAGTGCCTGCTTGATGACTGCGGCACACCTTTATGGACGACCTCATGATAGGGTGTATCATGTCCTTGTGTCTCCGGAATTTGAGAGCAATAGAGATTTCTTCTACCCACCCCGTGAGTCCGTTTCTATCGAACTGATGGACAGAAATGGTGAGCAATATGTCAAGGAGACCCGATTCGCTCGGATCACTCTGACTTCGGTTCCCTTTATTTCCGTTCGCAACCGAATTGAAGATGATCTCCTAAAGGAGCCTCAAGATCCGCCCACTTTGATGCTCTCCCTCATTCGAGAAGAACCACCTTCCCTGACCATCGATCTCATAACTTGTAAACTGATATTTAAGGGGCGCGAGTTGGATATGCCCCCAACTCGTCTGGCTCTCTACGCGTTTTTTGCCAGCATCAAAAAAGATTGCCTACGTACCGACACTAATTGTCGGCACTGTGCGGACTGTTACCTTAATAGCATAGCCATTGAACAACGTAACAATGAAATCGCAGAATTGTACAAAAGGATTGCCTTTTCCCGTGATTTCCACGCCATGCGGGAAGCAAGTGATGGCGGCATTCTGAATCTCGATGAAGCCAACTTCAAGTCCTATCGAAGCCGCATCCGGAGGGATCTGGAAAGGGGCTTCGGGCTCTCCGCCAGCCGGATGCTGGAGATCGCCTCGACGGGAAAGCGTCCGGACACCCGCTACGGAATTCCTTTTGAACGGGAAAGAATTCGCATGATCTTCTGA
- the cmr1 gene encoding type III-B CRISPR module RAMP protein Cmr1, with product MFNISRFKDIESYDYKFEVVTPLFLGGADPQNAEIRSAPIKGALRFWWRALYGSDDIEEMKTKENEIWGSTQSKSQVTIKVIFQDIQTSREKLDKGNFNIYEYLGYGYRVSNNVRSYFKSGSFTIRLTYNKNHHDQIANTISFLIYFGGIGAKARNGFGSLYCSDVQKPLFVQFKKGRIKSFTALSEQSLLFDNFTPKESWKDALAEIGNLYKQARFELKNQGEKRELLAKPFKRDNSRHAKPYFLHVTKLPSGQYKAHILYLPYEYYDEKKRQDYFRLCNKVNEILKK from the coding sequence ATGTTTAATATCTCTCGATTCAAGGATATTGAAAGCTATGATTACAAATTCGAGGTAGTAACACCGCTTTTTCTTGGAGGTGCTGATCCACAAAATGCAGAAATACGATCTGCACCGATTAAGGGTGCTCTCAGATTCTGGTGGAGGGCACTTTATGGCAGTGATGATATAGAAGAAATGAAAACAAAAGAAAATGAAATTTGGGGCTCCACTCAATCTAAATCACAGGTTACGATCAAAGTAATATTTCAGGACATTCAGACATCAAGAGAAAAATTGGATAAGGGAAATTTTAATATTTACGAATATCTTGGCTACGGTTATCGCGTCAGCAATAACGTGCGAAGCTATTTTAAAAGTGGATCTTTCACAATTCGGCTTACATACAATAAAAATCACCACGATCAGATAGCAAATACTATTTCGTTTTTGATTTATTTCGGCGGTATTGGTGCAAAGGCGAGAAATGGATTCGGTTCCTTATACTGCTCAGATGTTCAGAAACCCTTATTTGTACAATTCAAAAAAGGACGTATCAAATCATTTACCGCACTCTCTGAGCAATCATTACTATTCGATAATTTCACTCCAAAAGAATCATGGAAAGATGCTCTTGCCGAAATTGGCAATCTTTATAAGCAAGCAAGGTTCGAACTTAAAAATCAAGGAGAAAAAAGAGAGTTACTGGCAAAACCATTCAAGCGAGACAACTCAAGGCATGCAAAACCATATTTCCTTCACGTTACAAAACTGCCTAGCGGCCAATATAAAGCTCACATTCTTTATCTGCCCTATGAGTACTACGATGAAAAGAAACGACAAGATTACTTTAGGTTATGTAATAAAGTGAACGAGATACTAAAAAAATAA